The following are encoded in a window of Gossypium raimondii isolate GPD5lz chromosome 13, ASM2569854v1, whole genome shotgun sequence genomic DNA:
- the LOC105783626 gene encoding uncharacterized protein LOC105783626 has product MDFQRKRVQLPGFIVGVIVLSYTAEKCRHLVGEEASSQSGQFTLLNCFDMGSGSVACAVKEGVKLYFYNIRSVHVEKARNLAIEKAIEDAVSQGMAAKEAAKRAQIEGKKAAKLATRQAKRIIGPIISSGWDFFEALYYGGTIAEGFLRGTGTLFGAYGGGFIGEQSLGRVGYLVGSHLGSWVGGRIGLMVYDVVNGVHYLLQFVQAEESPVYEKSEVSGDSYVYGNSDAYESPPDESSESQESENHKDSYIKENSDEYESPPEENSESPESFSFW; this is encoded by the exons ATGGATTTCCAGAGGAAAAGAGTTCAGCTTCCGGGCTTCATCGTCGGAGTCATCGTTCTCAGTTATACAG CTGAAAAATGTAGGCACCTGGTTGGAGAGGAGGCATCATCCCAAAGTGGGCAATTTACTTTGTTAAATTGCTTTGATATGGGCTCTGGTTCCGTAGCTTGTGCAGTGAAGGAGGGTGTGAAGCTTTATTTCTATAACATTAGATCTGTTCATGTTGAGAAAGCAAGGAATCTTGCAATTGAGAAAGCGATTGAGGATGCAGTGTCTCAAGGCATGGCTGCTAAAGAGGCTGCAAAACGCGCACAAATAGAAGGGAAAAAAGCGGCAAAGTTGGCCACACGACAAGCCAAGCGCATTATAGGTCCAATCATTTCCTCTGGTTGGGACTTTTTTGAAGCTTTATACTATGGTGGTACTATTGCTGAAGGATTTCTAAGGGGTACAGGCACATTATTTGGTGCCTATGGTGGTGGTTTTATCGGTGAGCAAAGCCTCGGGAGAGTTGGTTATCTGGTGGGAAGTCATTTGGGGAGTTGGGTTGGTGGTAGGATCGGACTGATGGTTTATGATGTGGTTAATGGAGTGCATTACTTGCTTCAATTTGTTCAAGCTGAAGAAAGCCCTGTCTATGAAAAATCAGAAGTTTCAGGGGATTCCTATGTTTATGGAAACTCAGACGCATATGAATCTCCACCTGATGAGAGCTCCGAATCACAAGAAAGTGAAAATCATAAGGATTCCTACATTAAAGAAAATTCAGATGAATATGAATCTCCACCGGAGGAGAACTCTGAATCGCCAGAAAGTTTTAGTTTCTGGTGA